One Pseudomonas abieticivorans genomic region harbors:
- a CDS encoding retention module-containing protein, whose amino-acid sequence MSSVVAIVKSIVGQVVAVSPEGVRRVLIEGDRLFAGDQVDTGLAGAVSLELQDGRTIDLGRDTQWSANTPDTAAANLQEAAAQNAPSVAELQQAIAAGADPTKDLEATAAGPTAAGAAGDGGGSHSFVVLDATAGRVDPTIGFPTDGLGNGGANANLLAAGATTATNAPSVLNADTATLAEDSIATGNVLSNDSDVDTPLSVASFAIAGVNGTFAAGQTATITGVGTLVIGSNGDYTFTPDANYNGSVPQVTYTTNTGATSTLDITVTAVDDPSVLVADSNTVAEDTAASGNVLSNDSDVDNVLSVATFTVSGVNGTFSAGQTAIIDGVGSLTIAANGDYTFTPDANYNGTVPTASYTTNTGSTSTLNISVTPVDDSFTDASETVSSAEDSVATGSVLTGTSSVDGPVSVVDFTIGSTTYAAGTTATIANVGTLVIGANGEYTFTPVANYNGEVPTVSYTVTDGSGSDVTSTLNINVTPVDDSFTDASEQITIDEDTVATGSVLTGTSSVDGPVSVVNFTIGDTTYTAGTTATIANVGTLVIGSNGDYTFTPVANWNGTVPTVTYTLTDGSGDNVTSTLNISVTPVDDSFTDASEKVTIDEDHSAVGNVLTGTSSVDGPVSVVDFTVGGVTYKAGETVTDATIGSLTIAADGSYTFIPTANWNGTVPTISYTVTDGSGTDVKSTLSITVTAVDDPSVLQADLKAIAEDHLAIGNVLSNDSDVDNVLKVATFTIDGVNGTFKAGQPVVIAGVGILVLESNGTYLFAPKPDWNGSVPTINYTTNTGSTSTLNITVTPVDDSFTDRSEKVTVLEDHNAIGNVLDGTHSVDGPVSVVDFTVGGVTYKAGETVTDATIGSLTIAADGSYTFTPAPNWNGTVPTVTYTVTDGSGSDVKSTLNISVTPVDDSFTDASEKVTIDEDTVAKGSVLDGTSSVDGPVSVVDFTVGGVTYKAGETVTNATIGSLTIAADGSYTFTPAPNWNGIVPTVTYTVTDGSGENVTSTLNISVTPVDDSFTDASEKVTIDEDHSAVGNVLTGTSSVDGPVSVVDFTVGGVTYKAGETASNATIGSLTIAADGSYTFIPTANWNGTVPTISYTVTDGSGTGVKSTLSITVTVVDDPSVLQADLKAIAEDHLAIGNVLSNDSDVDNVLKVATFTIDGVNGTFKAGQPVVIAGVGILVLESNGTYLFAPKPDWNGSVPTINYTTNTGSTSTLNITVTPVDDSFTDRSEKVTVLEDHNAIGNVLDGTHSVDGPVSVVDFTVGGVTYKAGETVTDAIIGSLTIAADGSYTFIPTANWNGTVPTISYTVTDGSGADVKSTLNINVTPVDDSFTDASEKVTIDEDTVAKGSVLDGTSSVDGPVSVVNFTVGGVTYKAGETVTNATIGSLTIAADGSYTFTPAPNWNGTVPTVSYTLTDGSGDNVTSTLNISVTPVDDSFTDASEKVTIDEDHSAVGNVLTGTSSVDGPVSVVDFTVGGVTYKAGETVTDATIGSLTIAADGSYTFIPTANWNGTVPTISYTVTDGSGTDVKSTLSITVTAVDDPSVLQADLKAIAEDHLAIGNVLSNDSDVDNVLKVATFTIDGVNGTFKAGQPVVIAGVGILVLESNGTYLFAPKPDWNGSVPTINYTTNTGSTSTLNITVTPVDDSFTDRSEKVTVLEDHNAIGNVLEGTHSVDGPVSVVDFTVGGVTYKAGETASDATIGSVTIAADGSYTFIPTTNWNGTVPTISYTVTDGSGADVKSTLNINVTPVDDSFTDASEIVSSPEDSVATGSVLTGTSSVDGPVSVVDFTIGSTTYTAGTTATIANVGTLVIGANGEYTFTPVANYNGEVPTVSYTVTDGSGSDVTSTLNINVTPVDDSFTDASEIVSSPEDSVATGSVLTGTSSVDGPVSVVDFTIGSTTYAAGTTATIANVGTLVIGANGEYTFTPVKDWNGTVPTVSYTVTDGSGTNVESTLNITVTAVDDPSVLKADTNTVDEDHTATGNVLNNDLDVDNVLTVATYSVNGVSGSTDAGKPVTIVGIGTLTIAANGDYTFTPVKDWNGTVPTVTYTTNTGSTSTLTITVNSVNDAPLVNTTQASGDEDHTIAVTLGGSDVDGSIDHFTLTSLPAHGAFFADAAGTIALTTSSVISATANGTTVYFKPTGDYSGTTTFTYTSTDNQGLTSAASATGTIVVNPVSDTPSLTLTGGGTVASTDLQEVTVANVSSVDVSKLGNGVWHTDNSGGTVEIGKGSVYGTGTNSQVIELERNTGDPSNLYTNISAKAGTTYTVAFDYAPRVGALDNSVINVYWGGQLIATLNTTTAGMQHYSFDVPVTTDGTQKLEFRAVDDNSLGGLLDNINVTQVLNSGLEDNAILLSTINAHSTDVDGSETLAVTLNGIPVGATLTDGTHTFTASAGSTTADITAWNLSALKLTPPSNFNGDIKLTVTATATDGTAAPASTSLPLTVHVAAVDDASVLKADIASANEDHNATGNVLSNDIDVDNVLSVATFSVNGTTVNAGQTTTISGVGSITIAANGDYTFTPVKDWSGSVPNITYTTNTGSSSSLGINIVAVADQPSVVATTPTYASTGLAEQVWAPSTALYNTLGSGGNGASAATLIAGINGYKAAPASTTTVSDFSSANVVQGTATKATGLIYLEAGKTYTFGGTADDSLAVTVGGTTVASATWGNQSGKISGDGFTPTVSGYYTLDIYHFNQNGPGNYNLTVSVNGATATALSASNLSTFTSVDDIAKAGLTVSDLHGLNGEGYYTVASINHGQENTFIKISPITATYTDNDGSETHVTTLSGIPVNSVLMDGTGKTLVITSTGAVNLSGWDTQTLSIKPPTDFTGTLNLTVTATATEVSNNSTASDVAHIAVTVDAINQAPVVANSLVKGSEGTQLTLTWDSLHVTDNDSAASKLSIIVTQLPDAAAGKLIYNDGTGWKDVTVGMLISKAIIDANGLAFVPVAHQSGGADYSATGLGDQKADYAQFQVQGYDGADKSAVATVTVDIAPVVDAPIVTASNTQVVENNSLALGLKVTSLDTDGSETQTITKIGGIPVGATLTDGTHTFTATSSQSEVSLSGWDVSKLSYTPAPYSHGTDTLTVTAVSTENHTTQSLTTTTALNITVTAGVYEHQVGNAGTDTTPINGTASNDILIGDTNGTEIVAGKNYNIAFILDSSSSMQSSLAAAVAQLKTVFAQLSDTANGIKAGTVNVYLLDFDTNAGKSVSVDLSDKDALTKLTALLDSIKADGVTNYEDAFKTAANWFHTDTATSNTGATNLTFFITDGQPNYYQDTAATVVDYRKGTDSALSDYIAKWTPGKDLTVTLADGKHTLITAAGVVYDLVENKNGTFSSHSIGTLTSHADGYGGTEYSLTTGSSSNTPTTASISNATEGYDALSAISTVEAIGLNNGINKATLQLFDTDHVVKIGVDANDLAAAIKSSTTSIAPGDDIINGGDGNDILFGDIVNLGGSTNGIQALQAYVASKSGISDSSTVTDQQLHQYITNHVSEFNLSSTAGGSDNLSGGNGNDILFGQAGDDKLDGGAGNDILVGGRGGDTLTGGTGADTFVWLKGDTGKDTITDFKIGDGDKIDLSDLLQGENENNIDSYLKITTTDGVSTLQVSSTGKLNDAGGVTNADVTIKLTGNDWSHTAVSSLIAGSDPTIKVDHSH is encoded by the coding sequence ATGAGCAGTGTTGTTGCCATCGTCAAAAGCATTGTTGGTCAAGTCGTCGCTGTGTCCCCGGAAGGGGTTCGTCGAGTGCTCATTGAGGGCGATCGCTTGTTTGCCGGGGATCAGGTAGACACTGGGTTGGCAGGTGCCGTGAGCCTGGAATTGCAGGATGGCCGGACCATCGACCTGGGCCGCGATACGCAGTGGAGCGCCAATACGCCAGACACCGCCGCCGCCAACCTGCAGGAAGCCGCCGCGCAGAACGCACCGTCGGTTGCCGAACTGCAGCAAGCGATCGCGGCCGGCGCCGACCCCACCAAAGACCTTGAAGCCACGGCAGCAGGCCCGACCGCAGCAGGCGCAGCCGGTGACGGCGGTGGCAGCCACAGCTTTGTCGTGCTGGACGCCACCGCAGGCCGGGTAGACCCGACCATCGGTTTCCCAACCGACGGCCTGGGCAACGGCGGCGCCAATGCCAACCTGCTGGCGGCTGGGGCCACGACGGCAACCAACGCCCCAAGCGTGCTTAATGCCGACACTGCAACCCTGGCGGAAGACTCGATCGCCACCGGCAATGTGCTAAGCAACGACAGCGACGTCGATACCCCGCTCAGCGTCGCCAGCTTTGCCATCGCCGGGGTGAACGGCACCTTTGCCGCTGGCCAGACCGCGACCATCACCGGCGTCGGTACCCTGGTGATCGGCAGCAACGGCGATTACACCTTCACCCCGGACGCCAACTACAACGGCAGCGTGCCGCAGGTGACGTACACCACCAATACCGGCGCCACCAGTACACTGGACATCACCGTGACCGCGGTCGACGACCCCAGCGTGCTGGTCGCCGACAGCAACACCGTGGCCGAAGACACCGCAGCCAGCGGCAACGTGCTGAGCAACGACAGCGACGTGGACAACGTGCTGAGCGTGGCCACCTTCACCGTCAGCGGCGTGAACGGCACGTTCAGCGCGGGCCAGACCGCCATCATCGACGGGGTCGGCAGCCTGACCATCGCCGCCAATGGCGACTACACCTTTACCCCGGACGCCAACTACAACGGCACTGTGCCGACGGCGAGCTATACCACCAATACCGGGTCTACCAGCACCCTGAACATCAGCGTCACGCCAGTCGATGACAGCTTCACCGACGCCAGCGAGACGGTTAGCAGCGCCGAAGACAGCGTCGCCACCGGCAGCGTGCTGACCGGCACCAGCAGCGTCGACGGCCCGGTCAGCGTGGTGGACTTCACCATCGGCAGCACCACCTACGCCGCTGGCACCACCGCGACCATTGCCAACGTCGGCACCCTGGTAATCGGCGCGAACGGTGAGTACACCTTCACGCCAGTTGCCAACTACAACGGCGAAGTGCCAACCGTCAGCTACACCGTGACTGATGGTTCGGGTTCGGATGTAACGTCCACCCTGAACATCAACGTGACCCCGGTGGACGACAGCTTCACTGACGCCTCCGAACAGATCACCATCGACGAAGACACCGTGGCCACCGGCAGCGTTCTGACCGGCACCAGCAGCGTCGATGGCCCTGTCAGCGTGGTGAACTTCACCATCGGCGATACCACCTACACTGCTGGCACCACCGCGACCATCGCCAACGTCGGCACCCTGGTGATCGGCTCTAACGGCGACTACACCTTCACCCCGGTCGCCAATTGGAACGGCACCGTGCCGACCGTCACCTACACCCTGACCGACGGCTCCGGCGATAACGTCACCTCGACCCTGAACATCAGCGTCACGCCGGTCGACGACAGCTTCACCGATGCCTCCGAAAAGGTCACCATCGACGAAGACCACAGTGCCGTGGGCAACGTCCTGACCGGTACCAGCAGCGTCGACGGCCCGGTCAGCGTGGTCGACTTCACCGTTGGCGGTGTCACTTACAAAGCCGGTGAAACTGTTACCGACGCAACAATCGGCAGCCTGACCATCGCCGCCGATGGCAGCTACACCTTCATTCCGACTGCGAACTGGAACGGCACCGTACCGACCATCAGCTACACCGTGACCGATGGCTCGGGCACCGACGTCAAGTCGACCCTGAGCATCACCGTCACTGCGGTCGACGACCCGAGCGTGCTGCAAGCCGACCTCAAGGCCATCGCCGAAGATCACCTTGCCATCGGCAACGTGCTGAGCAATGACTCGGATGTGGACAACGTCTTGAAGGTCGCCACCTTCACCATCGACGGCGTGAACGGCACCTTCAAGGCAGGCCAACCAGTGGTCATCGCCGGTGTCGGCATCCTGGTTCTGGAAAGCAACGGGACCTACCTGTTCGCGCCCAAGCCGGACTGGAACGGCAGCGTGCCGACCATCAACTACACCACCAACACGGGTTCCACCAGCACCCTGAACATCACCGTGACCCCGGTGGACGACAGCTTCACCGACCGCAGTGAAAAGGTCACCGTGCTGGAAGACCACAACGCCATCGGTAACGTGCTCGACGGCACACATAGCGTCGACGGCCCGGTCAGCGTGGTCGACTTCACCGTCGGCGGCGTCACTTACAAAGCCGGTGAAACTGTTACCGACGCAACAATCGGCAGCCTGACCATTGCCGCCGATGGCAGCTACACCTTCACCCCGGCACCCAACTGGAACGGCACGGTGCCGACCGTCACCTACACCGTGACCGACGGCTCGGGCAGCGACGTCAAGTCGACCCTGAACATCAGCGTCACCCCGGTCGACGACAGCTTCACCGATGCCTCGGAAAAGGTCACCATCGACGAAGACACCGTGGCCAAAGGCTCGGTACTCGATGGCACCAGCAGCGTCGACGGCCCGGTCAGCGTGGTCGACTTCACTGTCGGCGGCGTCACCTACAAAGCCGGTGAAACTGTTACCAACGCGACAATCGGCAGCCTGACCATTGCCGCCGATGGCAGCTACACCTTCACCCCGGCACCCAATTGGAACGGGATCGTGCCGACCGTCACCTACACAGTGACCGACGGCTCCGGCGAGAACGTCACCTCGACCCTGAACATCAGCGTCACGCCAGTCGATGACAGCTTCACCGACGCCTCCGAAAAGGTCACCATCGACGAAGACCACAGTGCCGTGGGCAACGTCCTGACCGGTACCAGCAGCGTCGACGGCCCGGTCAGCGTGGTCGACTTCACCGTTGGCGGCGTTACTTACAAAGCCGGTGAAACCGCCTCCAACGCCACGATCGGCAGCCTGACCATCGCCGCCGATGGCAGCTACACCTTCATTCCGACTGCGAACTGGAACGGCACCGTACCGACCATCAGCTACACCGTGACCGATGGCTCGGGCACCGGCGTCAAGTCGACCCTGAGCATCACCGTCACTGTGGTCGACGACCCGAGCGTGCTGCAAGCCGACCTCAAGGCCATCGCCGAAGATCACCTTGCCATCGGCAACGTGCTGAGCAATGACTCGGATGTGGACAACGTCTTGAAGGTCGCCACCTTCACCATCGACGGCGTGAACGGCACCTTCAAGGCAGGCCAACCAGTGGTCATCGCCGGTGTCGGCATCCTGGTTCTGGAAAGCAACGGGACCTACCTGTTCGCGCCCAAGCCGGACTGGAACGGCAGCGTGCCGACCATCAACTACACCACCAACACGGGTTCCACCAGCACCCTGAACATCACCGTGACCCCGGTGGACGACAGCTTCACCGACCGCAGTGAAAAGGTCACCGTGCTGGAAGACCACAACGCCATCGGTAACGTGCTCGACGGCACACATAGCGTCGACGGCCCGGTCAGCGTGGTCGACTTCACCGTCGGCGGCGTCACTTACAAAGCCGGTGAAACTGTTACCGACGCAATAATCGGCAGCCTGACCATTGCCGCCGATGGCAGCTACACCTTCATTCCAACTGCAAACTGGAACGGCACCGTACCGACCATCAGCTACACCGTAACCGATGGGTCGGGTGCCGACGTGAAGTCGACCTTGAACATCAACGTCACCCCGGTCGACGACAGCTTCACCGATGCCTCGGAAAAGGTCACCATCGACGAAGACACCGTGGCCAAAGGCTCGGTACTCGATGGCACCAGCAGCGTCGACGGCCCGGTCAGCGTGGTCAACTTCACCGTCGGCGGCGTCACCTACAAAGCCGGTGAAACTGTTACCAACGCGACAATCGGCAGCCTGACCATTGCCGCCGATGGCAGCTACACCTTTACCCCGGCACCCAACTGGAACGGCACGGTACCCACCGTCAGCTACACCCTGACCGACGGCTCCGGCGATAACGTCACCTCGACCCTGAACATCAGCGTCACGCCGGTCGACGACAGCTTCACCGATGCCTCCGAAAAGGTCACCATCGACGAAGACCACAGTGCCGTGGGCAACGTCCTGACCGGTACCAGCAGCGTCGACGGCCCGGTCAGCGTGGTCGACTTCACCGTTGGCGGTGTCACTTACAAAGCCGGTGAAACTGTTACCGACGCAACAATCGGCAGCCTGACCATTGCCGCCGATGGCAGCTACACCTTTATTCCGACCGCGAATTGGAACGGCACCGTACCGACCATCAGCTACACCGTGACCGATGGCTCGGGCACCGACGTCAAGTCGACCCTGAGCATCACCGTCACTGCGGTCGACGACCCGAGCGTGCTGCAAGCCGACCTCAAGGCCATCGCCGAAGATCACCTTGCCATCGGCAACGTGCTGAGCAATGACTCGGATGTGGACAACGTCTTGAAGGTCGCCACCTTCACCATCGACGGCGTGAACGGCACCTTCAAGGCAGGCCAACCAGTGGTCATCGCCGGTGTCGGCATCCTGGTTCTGGAAAGCAACGGGACCTACCTGTTCGCACCCAAGCCGGACTGGAACGGCAGCGTGCCGACCATCAACTACACCACCAACACGGGTTCCACCAGCACCCTGAACATCACCGTGACCCCGGTGGACGACAGCTTCACCGACCGCAGTGAAAAGGTCACCGTGCTGGAAGACCACAATGCCATCGGCAACGTACTGGAAGGTACCCACAGCGTCGACGGCCCGGTCAGTGTCGTGGACTTCACCGTCGGCGGCGTTACCTATAAGGCCGGCGAAACTGCTTCGGACGCAACGATCGGCAGCGTGACCATCGCCGCTGATGGCAGCTACACCTTCATTCCAACCACAAACTGGAACGGCACCGTCCCGACCATCAGCTACACCGTGACCGATGGTTCGGGTGCCGACGTGAAGTCGACCTTGAACATCAACGTCACTCCGGTCGATGACAGCTTCACCGACGCCAGCGAAATCGTATCCAGCCCAGAAGACAGCGTCGCCACCGGCAGCGTATTGACCGGCACCTCCAGCGTCGACGGCCCGGTCAGCGTGGTGGACTTCACCATCGGCAGCACCACCTATACCGCTGGCACCACCGCGACCATCGCCAACGTCGGTACCCTGGTAATCGGTGCGAACGGTGAATACACCTTTACCCCGGTCGCCAACTACAACGGCGAAGTGCCGACCGTTAGCTACACCGTCACCGATGGTTCGGGTTCCGATGTCACCTCGACGCTGAACATCAACGTCACGCCAGTCGATGACAGCTTTACCGACGCCAGCGAAATCGTATCCAGCCCAGAAGACAGCGTCGCCACCGGCAGCGTATTGACCGGCACCTCCAGCGTCGACGGCCCGGTCAGCGTGGTGGACTTCACCATCGGCAGCACCACCTACGCTGCTGGCACCACCGCGACAATCGCCAACGTCGGTACCCTGGTAATCGGTGCGAACGGTGAGTACACCTTTACCCCCGTCAAAGACTGGAACGGCACCGTCCCCACCGTTAGCTACACCGTGACAGACGGCTCGGGCACAAACGTGGAATCGACCCTTAACATCACTGTAACTGCGGTCGACGACCCAAGCGTGTTGAAGGCCGATACCAACACAGTCGATGAGGATCACACCGCTACTGGCAACGTCCTGAACAACGACCTGGACGTGGACAACGTGCTGACTGTCGCCACGTACAGCGTCAACGGCGTGAGCGGTAGTACCGACGCGGGCAAACCGGTGACCATCGTGGGTATCGGTACCTTGACCATCGCTGCCAATGGCGACTACACCTTTACCCCGGTCAAGGACTGGAACGGCACCGTTCCCACCGTCACATACACCACCAACACCGGTTCGACCAGCACGCTCACCATCACCGTCAATTCGGTAAACGACGCGCCGCTGGTCAATACCACCCAGGCCTCGGGCGATGAAGACCACACCATTGCCGTCACCTTGGGCGGCAGCGACGTGGACGGCAGCATCGATCACTTCACCCTGACCAGCCTGCCAGCCCATGGTGCCTTTTTCGCAGACGCCGCGGGCACCATCGCCTTGACCACCAGTAGCGTGATCAGCGCGACTGCCAACGGCACGACGGTGTACTTCAAGCCAACCGGCGACTACAGCGGCACCACCACTTTCACCTACACCAGCACCGACAACCAGGGCCTGACCTCGGCCGCTTCGGCCACCGGCACCATCGTGGTGAACCCGGTTTCCGACACCCCAAGCCTGACCTTGACCGGTGGCGGCACCGTTGCCTCGACAGACTTGCAGGAAGTCACCGTAGCCAATGTCAGCAGCGTCGATGTGAGCAAGCTCGGCAATGGCGTCTGGCACACCGACAACAGCGGTGGCACGGTAGAAATCGGCAAGGGCAGCGTCTATGGCACCGGCACCAACAGCCAGGTCATCGAACTTGAGCGCAACACCGGCGACCCAAGCAACCTCTACACCAATATCAGCGCCAAGGCCGGCACCACCTACACCGTGGCGTTCGACTACGCGCCGCGCGTGGGCGCGCTGGATAACTCGGTCATCAATGTGTACTGGGGCGGCCAGCTGATTGCCACCCTGAACACCACCACTGCGGGCATGCAGCACTACAGCTTCGATGTACCGGTGACCACCGACGGTACCCAGAAGCTGGAGTTCCGTGCCGTCGACGATAACTCGCTGGGCGGCCTGCTGGACAACATCAACGTCACCCAGGTGCTGAACTCGGGCCTGGAAGACAATGCGATCCTGCTGTCGACCATCAACGCCCACAGCACCGACGTGGACGGCTCGGAAACCCTGGCAGTAACGCTCAACGGTATACCGGTAGGCGCCACGCTGACCGATGGCACCCACACGTTCACCGCATCAGCCGGCTCGACCACAGCCGATATCACCGCCTGGAACCTGTCGGCACTCAAGTTGACGCCGCCGAGCAACTTCAACGGTGACATCAAGCTGACCGTGACCGCTACCGCCACCGATGGCACGGCCGCCCCAGCCAGCACCTCGCTGCCACTGACCGTGCACGTTGCCGCCGTAGATGATGCGAGCGTGTTGAAAGCCGACATCGCTAGCGCCAACGAAGACCATAACGCCACAGGCAACGTGCTGAGCAACGACATCGACGTGGATAACGTGCTGAGCGTCGCGACCTTCAGCGTCAACGGCACCACCGTGAACGCCGGCCAAACCACGACCATCAGTGGGGTTGGTTCGATCACCATCGCCGCCAACGGTGACTACACCTTTACCCCGGTCAAGGACTGGAGCGGCAGCGTTCCAAACATCACCTACACCACCAATACCGGTTCCAGCAGCAGCCTGGGCATCAACATCGTGGCGGTAGCCGACCAGCCGAGCGTCGTGGCGACCACGCCGACCTATGCTTCCACCGGCCTTGCCGAGCAGGTCTGGGCGCCAAGCACCGCGCTGTATAACACCCTGGGCTCAGGTGGCAACGGCGCCAGCGCAGCCACCTTGATCGCTGGCATCAACGGCTACAAAGCGGCCCCGGCCAGCACCACCACGGTCAGCGATTTCAGTTCCGCCAACGTGGTGCAGGGCACCGCGACCAAGGCCACTGGCCTGATCTACCTGGAAGCCGGCAAGACCTACACCTTCGGCGGCACCGCCGATGACAGCCTGGCCGTGACCGTGGGCGGCACGACGGTCGCCAGCGCAACCTGGGGCAATCAGAGCGGCAAGATCAGTGGCGACGGCTTCACGCCGACGGTCTCGGGCTACTACACCCTGGACATCTACCACTTCAACCAGAACGGCCCGGGCAACTACAACCTGACTGTTTCGGTGAACGGCGCTACGGCGACCGCCCTCAGCGCCAGCAACCTGTCGACCTTCACCAGCGTCGACGACATTGCCAAGGCCGGGTTGACCGTATCGGACCTGCATGGCTTGAACGGCGAGGGTTACTACACCGTTGCCTCGATCAACCATGGCCAGGAAAACACCTTCATCAAGATCAGCCCGATCACGGCCACCTACACCGACAATGACGGCTCGGAAACCCACGTCACCACCCTGAGCGGGATCCCGGTGAACTCGGTATTGATGGATGGTACCGGCAAGACCCTGGTCATCACGTCCACCGGCGCGGTCAACCTCAGCGGCTGGGACACCCAGACCCTGAGCATCAAGCCGCCGACCGACTTCACCGGCACCTTGAACCTGACCGTGACGGCCACGGCCACCGAGGTCAGCAACAACTCTACGGCATCGGATGTGGCCCATATCGCGGTCACCGTCGATGCCATCAACCAGGCGCCAGTGGTTGCCAACAGCTTGGTCAAGGGCAGCGAAGGCACCCAGTTGACCTTGACCTGGGACAGCCTGCATGTGACGGACAACGACAGCGCCGCCAGCAAGCTGAGCATCATCGTCACGCAGCTGCCTGACGCCGCTGCCGGCAAGTTGATCTACAACGATGGCACGGGCTGGAAAGACGTGACCGTGGGCATGCTGATCAGCAAGGCGATCATCGATGCCAACGGCCTGGCCTTCGTGCCGGTTGCCCATCAGTCCGGCGGTGCCGACTATAGCGCTACCGGCCTGGGCGACCAGAAGGCCGACTACGCGCAATTCCAGGTGCAGGGTTACGACGGCGCCGACAAGAGCGCCGTGGCTACCGTCACCGTGGACATCGCTCCGGTGGTGGATGCGCCGATCGTCACTGCCAGCAATACCCAAGTGGTCGAGAACAACAGCCTCGCGCTGGGCCTGAAAGTCACCTCGCTGGACACCGATGGCTCGGAAACCCAGACCATCACCAAGATCGGCGGTATTCCGGTAGGCGCCACCCTCACTGACGGCACCCACACGTTCACCGCCACCAGCAGCCAGTCTGAAGTCAGCCTCAGCGGCTGGGACGTGAGCAAGCTGAGCTACACCCCGGCACCGTACAGCCACGGCACCGACACGCTGACCGTGACCGCTGTGTCGACCGAGAACCACACCACCCAGTCGCTGACCACCACCACGGCGCTGAACATCACCGTGACTGCGGGCGTGTACGAGCATCAGGTCGGCAATGCGGGCACTGATACCACGCCAATCAATGGCACCGCCAGCAACGACATTCTGATCGGCGATACCAACGGCACCGAGATCGTCGCCGGCAAGAACTACAACATCGCTTTCATCCTCGACAGCTCTAGCAGCATGCAAAGCTCCCTGGCCGCAGCCGTTGCCCAGCTCAAGACGGTGTTCGCCCAGTTGTCGGACACCGCCAACGGCATCAAGGCGGGCACCGTCAACGTTTACCTGCTGGATTTCGACACCAACGCCGGCAAGTCAGTATCCGTCGACCTGTCTGACAAGGACGCCCTGACCAAGCTGACGGCCTTGCTCGATTCCATCAAGGCAGACGGCGTGACCAACTACGAGGACGCCTTCAAGACCGCGGCCAACTGGTTCCACACCGACACAGCCACCAGCAACACCGGCGCCACCAACCTGACCTTCTTCATCACCGATGGGCAGCCGAACTATTACCAGGACACCGCCGCGACTGTCGTCGACTACCGCAAAGGCACCGATTCGGCGCTGAGCGACTACATCGCCAAGTGGACGCCTGGCAAGGACCTGACCGTGACGCTTGCCGATGGCAAGCACACCCTGATCACCGCGGCCGGCGTGGTTTACGATCTGGTGGAAAACAAGAATGGCACGTTCAGCAGCCACTCCATCGGCACCCTGACCTCCCACGCCGATGGCTACGGCGGTACTGAGTACAGCCTGACCACGGGTAGCAGCTCGAACACCCCGACTACGGCCTCGATCAGCAATGCCACCGAAGGTTACGACGCTCTGAGCGCGATCTCGACGGTAGAGGCGATTGGCCTGAACAACGGCATCAACAAAGCCACGCTGCAGCTGTTCGACACCGACCACGTGGTGAAAATCGGCGTGGACGCCAATGACCTGGCTGCCGCTATCAAGAGTTCGACCACCTCGATCGCTCCCGGCGACGACATCATCAATGGCGGTGACGGCAACGACATCCTGTTCGGTGACATCGTCAACCTGGGTGGCAGCACCAACGGCATCCAGGCGCTGCAAGCGTATGTCGCGTCCAAAAGCGGCATCAGCGACAGCAGTACGGTCACCGACCAGCAACTTCACCAGTACATCACCAACCATGTCAGCGAGTTCAACCTCTCGAGCACCGCGGGTGGCAGTGACAACCTGTCGGGCGGCAATGGCAACGACATCCTGTTCGGCCAGGCAGGCGACGACAAACTGGACGGTGGCGCCGGCAACGACATCCTGGTCGGCGGGCGTGGTGGCGACACCCTGACCGGCGGCACCGGGGCAGACACGTTCGTCTGGCTCAAAGGTGACACCGGCAAGGACACCATCACCGACTTCAAGATTGGCGACGGTGACAAGATCGACTTGAGCGACCTGCTGCAGGGCGAGAATGAAAACAACATCGACAGCTACCTGAAGATCACCACCACCGATGGTGTCTCGACCTTGCAGGTCAGCAGCACCGGCAAGCTGAACGATGCCGGCGGCGTGACCAACGCCGATGTCACCATCAAGCTCACCGGCAATGACTGGTCCCACACCGCGGTCAGCTCGCTGATCGCCGGCTCCGACCCGACCATCAAGGTCGATCACTCGCACTGA
- a CDS encoding tryptophan synthase subunit beta, translated as MFYVQRDAQGQLSRVEAAPYAGATETLPADHHEIQSWYANDTVETSLKQLKQSDLDMIRVLDDLIQVLTSKGVIRVTDLPAAAQAKLMDRTQAREALGGLNHLINDDEAGLI; from the coding sequence ATGTTCTACGTGCAACGCGATGCACAGGGGCAACTCAGCCGCGTGGAGGCCGCGCCCTACGCCGGCGCCACTGAAACACTGCCGGCCGACCACCATGAGATCCAGTCGTGGTACGCCAACGACACCGTGGAAACCAGCCTCAAGCAACTCAAGCAGAGCGACCTGGACATGATCCGGGTACTCGACGACTTGATTCAGGTACTCACCAGCAAGGGCGTGATCCGTGTCACCGACCTGCCGGCGGCGGCCCAGGCCAAGCTGATGGACCGGACCCAGGCACGTGAAGCCTTGGGCGGTTTGAACCACCTGATCAACGATGATGAAGCGGGCTTGATCTGA